The sequence below is a genomic window from Salicibibacter cibarius.
GTGTGACAAAGAAGGTGGGAGGAGGCCATGCATACGGACCTCCCCTTTTTGATTGTCGAGCGAAGAAGTGGAAGGTTGCCCGACACACCCGGCCCCTTTGCCATGGCGGGTGGGGGGAATTTTCACGGAGCAAGTCTGAAAATCAGACGAAAAGGAGGGTTAAACATGGCAAATGACAAAATCCGAATTCGATTAAAGGCGTATGATCACCGAATCCTTGATCAATCATCCGCAAAAATTGTGGAAACCGCTAAGCGTTCCGATGCGAAAGTGTCCGGACCGGTGCCTCTTCCGACAGACCGATCGGTATACACTGTTATACGCGCGACGCACAAATTCAAGGATTCTCGGGAGCAATTTGAAATGCGCACGCATAAACGCCTTATCGATATTCTCAGTCCG
It includes:
- the rpsJ gene encoding 30S ribosomal protein S10 translates to MANDKIRIRLKAYDHRILDQSSAKIVETAKRSDAKVSGPVPLPTDRSVYTVIRATHKFKDSREQFEMRTHKRLIDILSPTPQTVDALMRLDLPSGVDIEIKL